A DNA window from Burkholderia sp. HI2500 contains the following coding sequences:
- a CDS encoding flavin-containing monooxygenase codes for MTERNDGARYCIIGAGAAGIAAAKNLLAAGIGFDVIEREDDVGGNWYYGRPSGAVYRSIHMISSKRFSEYTDFPIPDDYPTYARGDQALAYLRAYARRFGVYDRIEFGRSVLEIAPVAGSTQWRVELDRGEVRTYRGVIVCNGHLSHPQLPDYPGRFDGLQLHSSQYRTPEIFGGKRVLVVGAGNSGCDIAVEASHHARAVFHSTRRGYYYWPKFLFGMPADEWAEWPLRLRMPLWARRFFGERLLRLTTAGQPADYGLRKPDHKLFESHFIINSTLFYHLGHGDLAARPDVRELNGDRVVFVDGSEEPVDVIVYATGYRPSFPFIDQAHLQWPKSRPSLYLNMFDAQHRDLFFIGLFQTSTGNWPLMDYQAQLLARYLHAREAAPRKAARLDRLITRGRSDWSGGIAFHRTPRHVIEVEHFAYRLQLRRLIRGLPAVPGEAGAHAGASASQAAPVRHVRAGGAS; via the coding sequence ATGACGGAACGCAACGACGGCGCGCGGTACTGCATCATCGGTGCGGGCGCGGCCGGGATTGCCGCCGCGAAGAACCTGCTCGCGGCCGGCATCGGCTTCGACGTGATCGAGCGCGAGGACGATGTCGGCGGCAACTGGTACTACGGCCGGCCGAGCGGCGCGGTGTATCGCTCGATCCACATGATCAGCTCGAAGCGGTTTTCCGAATACACCGATTTTCCGATTCCCGACGATTACCCGACCTACGCGCGCGGCGACCAGGCGCTCGCGTATCTGCGAGCGTACGCGCGGCGCTTCGGCGTGTACGACCGGATCGAGTTCGGCCGCTCGGTGCTCGAGATCGCGCCGGTGGCCGGCAGCACGCAGTGGCGCGTCGAACTGGATCGCGGCGAGGTGCGCACCTATCGCGGCGTGATCGTCTGCAACGGCCATCTGTCGCATCCGCAACTGCCCGACTATCCGGGCCGTTTCGACGGGCTGCAACTGCATTCGTCGCAGTACCGCACGCCGGAGATCTTCGGCGGCAAGCGGGTGCTGGTGGTGGGCGCCGGCAACTCCGGCTGCGACATCGCGGTCGAGGCCTCCCATCATGCACGCGCGGTGTTCCACAGCACGCGGCGCGGCTACTACTACTGGCCGAAATTCCTGTTCGGGATGCCGGCCGACGAGTGGGCCGAATGGCCGCTGCGGCTGCGCATGCCGCTGTGGGCGCGGCGTTTTTTCGGCGAGCGGCTGCTGCGCCTGACCACGGCCGGGCAGCCGGCGGACTACGGGCTGCGCAAGCCGGACCACAAGCTGTTCGAATCGCATTTCATCATCAACTCGACGCTGTTCTATCACCTGGGCCATGGCGACCTCGCCGCGCGGCCCGACGTGCGCGAGCTGAACGGCGATCGCGTCGTGTTCGTCGACGGCAGCGAGGAGCCGGTCGACGTGATCGTGTACGCGACCGGCTACCGGCCGAGCTTTCCGTTCATCGACCAGGCGCATCTGCAATGGCCGAAGTCGCGGCCGTCGCTGTACCTGAACATGTTCGACGCGCAGCACCGCGACCTGTTCTTCATCGGGCTGTTTCAGACATCGACCGGCAACTGGCCACTGATGGACTATCAGGCGCAACTGCTCGCGCGCTACCTGCATGCACGCGAGGCGGCGCCGCGCAAGGCCGCGCGCCTGGACCGGCTGATCACGCGCGGCCGCTCGGACTGGAGCGGCGGCATCGCGTTTCATCGCACGCCGCGGCATGTGATCGAGGTCGAGCATTTCGCCTACCGGCTGCAGTTGCGGCGGCTGATCCGCGGGCTGCCGGCCGTACCCGGCGAAGCCGGCGCCCACGCCGGCGCGAGCGCGTCGCAAGCGGCGCCGGTGCGGCACGTGCGCGCGGGAGGGGCGTCGTGA
- a CDS encoding DUF4345 domain-containing protein, which produces MSKRALQAATAVLALVPTITGGLGMMGIHDPLYASLGIALPADATLDGNLRFYAGVWFGLGLAAFSVIPRIERQGRLFAMLWAMIFLGGIGRLISLASLGLPWPPFVGFTALEVVGAPAFIAWQRHVAARATGEHAHA; this is translated from the coding sequence ATGAGCAAACGTGCGCTTCAGGCGGCGACCGCCGTGCTTGCGCTGGTCCCGACGATCACAGGGGGGCTCGGCATGATGGGCATTCACGATCCGCTGTATGCGTCGCTCGGCATTGCGCTGCCCGCGGACGCGACGCTGGACGGCAACCTGCGCTTCTACGCGGGCGTGTGGTTCGGGCTCGGGCTCGCGGCGTTCTCGGTGATCCCGCGAATCGAGCGCCAGGGGCGATTGTTCGCGATGCTCTGGGCGATGATCTTTCTCGGCGGTATCGGGCGGCTGATTTCACTCGCGTCGCTCGGGCTGCCGTGGCCGCCGTTCGTCGGCTTCACGGCGCTCGAAGTCGTCGGCGCGCCGGCGTTCATCGCCTGGCAGCGGCACGTGGCCGCCCGCGCAACCGGAGAGCACGCACATGCATGA
- a CDS encoding esterase/lipase family protein → MHDIDRFVDRRAALARRLARVCARFLSRAALLACVALATPPAGAQTAAGAALDHYAATRYPIILVHGLTGTDDYFGVVPYWYGMQADLQRHGATVYVADLSGFQSDLGPNGRGEQLLAYVKQVLAVTGAAKVNLIGHSQGGLTSRYVASVAPALVASVTTIATPHRGSQFADFVLGALKLDPTGLTTPVFGTLLNLFGILTSDKHNTNQDAIAALNALGTTSTAQFNRLFPSPGLGAGACGTGAPAETIGGNLHLLYSWSGAAYQPVSLLGIVTGAVDTSVIPVIDPANVLDPSTLMFLTAGNVMALAGAGPNDGFTSTCSSLFGTVISTRYRWNHFDAINQLLGIRGAYAEDPVAALRVHANRLKLQGV, encoded by the coding sequence ATGCATGACATCGACCGCTTCGTCGACCGGCGCGCCGCGCTCGCGCGACGCCTGGCTCGCGTGTGCGCGCGCTTCCTGTCCCGCGCGGCGCTGCTCGCCTGCGTCGCGCTGGCTACGCCGCCGGCCGGCGCGCAGACGGCGGCCGGCGCCGCGCTCGACCACTACGCGGCCACCCGCTATCCGATCATCCTCGTGCACGGCCTGACCGGTACCGACGACTATTTCGGCGTCGTGCCGTACTGGTACGGCATGCAGGCCGACCTGCAACGGCATGGCGCGACCGTCTATGTCGCCGACCTGTCCGGGTTCCAGAGCGATCTCGGTCCCAACGGGCGCGGCGAGCAGCTGCTCGCGTACGTGAAGCAGGTGCTCGCGGTCACGGGCGCGGCCAAGGTGAACCTGATCGGGCACAGCCAGGGCGGGCTGACGTCGCGCTACGTGGCGTCGGTCGCGCCCGCGCTGGTCGCGTCGGTCACGACGATCGCGACGCCGCATCGCGGCTCGCAGTTCGCCGATTTCGTGCTGGGCGCGCTGAAGCTCGACCCGACGGGCCTCACGACACCGGTGTTCGGCACGCTGCTGAACCTGTTCGGGATCCTCACCAGCGACAAGCACAATACGAACCAGGATGCGATCGCCGCGCTCAACGCGCTCGGGACGACGTCTACCGCGCAGTTCAACCGGTTGTTCCCGAGCCCGGGCCTCGGCGCCGGCGCGTGCGGCACCGGCGCACCGGCCGAGACGATCGGCGGCAACCTGCATCTGCTGTATTCGTGGAGCGGCGCCGCCTACCAGCCCGTTTCGCTGCTCGGCATCGTGACGGGGGCCGTCGACACCAGCGTGATTCCCGTCATCGACCCGGCCAATGTGCTGGATCCGTCGACGCTGATGTTCCTGACGGCCGGCAACGTCATGGCGCTGGCCGGCGCAGGGCCGAACGACGGCTTCACGTCGACCTGCAGTTCGCTGTTCGGCACGGTCATCTCGACGCGTTACCGCTGGAATCACTTCGACGCGATCAACCAGTTGCTCGGCATTCGCGGCGCGTATGCGGAAGATCCGGTCGCGGCACTGCGCGTGCATGCGAACCGGCTGAAACTGCAGGGCGTGTGA
- a CDS encoding lipase secretion chaperone: protein MRTGTLLQRAVLYGAAGTIAAAAVWHALGPPAVPAAVAGAAPAIDAGAPGAAAVRPPTGAGADVALPAALAGSSAPRLPVGPDGHLAKRRAVREFFDYLLLARHDLTPAALDALVVRALAAQPIGPLAQRDALDLWPRYRACVAAFDAQPGVASPGPGLDPDAIAGALERRASLASRWLGDWSPPFFGDEFRQQRDDLERIRIARDPSLGDAQKRERLAALDQSLPPGMRDARERLARQRDAIATVARLDAQRATPDALRAQLGADIAGRVVQMQQRDDAWQARYRDYTAERTRLDAQHLAPDARDAQLAQLRQRDFPDPADALRAASLDAGSTSGAAAAH, encoded by the coding sequence ATGAGGACCGGGACGCTGTTGCAGCGCGCAGTGCTATATGGCGCGGCCGGCACGATCGCGGCGGCCGCGGTGTGGCACGCGCTCGGCCCGCCTGCGGTGCCGGCGGCCGTCGCGGGCGCCGCGCCCGCCATCGACGCCGGGGCGCCCGGCGCGGCGGCGGTGCGCCCGCCCACGGGCGCCGGGGCCGATGTCGCGCTGCCCGCGGCGCTGGCGGGGTCGAGTGCGCCGCGCCTGCCGGTCGGGCCGGACGGGCATCTCGCGAAGCGGCGCGCGGTGCGGGAATTCTTCGATTACTTGCTGCTCGCACGGCACGATCTGACGCCGGCCGCGCTCGATGCGCTGGTGGTGCGCGCGCTCGCCGCGCAGCCGATCGGCCCGCTCGCGCAGCGCGATGCGCTCGACCTGTGGCCGCGCTATCGCGCGTGCGTCGCGGCGTTCGATGCGCAGCCGGGTGTCGCGTCGCCCGGCCCCGGCCTCGATCCGGACGCGATCGCGGGTGCGCTCGAGCGGCGCGCGTCGCTCGCGAGCCGTTGGCTCGGCGACTGGAGCCCGCCGTTTTTCGGCGACGAATTCCGGCAGCAGCGCGACGACCTCGAGCGAATCCGGATCGCGCGCGATCCGTCGCTCGGCGATGCGCAGAAGCGCGAACGTCTGGCCGCGCTCGATCAGTCGCTGCCGCCCGGCATGCGCGACGCACGCGAGCGGCTCGCGCGGCAGCGTGACGCGATCGCGACGGTCGCACGGCTCGACGCGCAGCGCGCGACGCCCGATGCGCTGCGCGCGCAGCTCGGCGCCGACATCGCCGGGCGGGTCGTGCAGATGCAGCAGCGCGACGACGCCTGGCAAGCGCGCTATCGCGACTACACCGCTGAACGCACGCGGCTCGACGCGCAACACCTCGCGCCCGACGCACGCGACGCGCAGCTCGCGCAACTGCGACAGCGCGATTTTCCGGATCCGGCGGACGCGCTGCGCGCCGCGTCGCTCGACGCGGGCAGCACGTCCGGCGCCGCAGCCGCGCACTAG
- a CDS encoding cytochrome P450 produces the protein MSTKRLAPGPRGSVVMGNLAQYKRNPVTMLLKLQQQYGDVARNRLGPFLTHALAHPDGVQHVLQDNHRNYVRGRFYDNFKMFFGDGLLTTDGEFWRRHRRVVQPLFHRKQVDAHTAAVGDAALALVERWSQRPAHASFDVVEEMMHVSLRMLGLMLFNADISRHADEVGPAVRFGIEAMMPQGNLNDFVPRWMPTPFNRRIAHARRGIDTIVDAIVAGHRAGRSEPSDVISLLLAARDPDTGAPLTEREVHDEVMTVFLAGHETTGSGMAWGLHALAQHPHVLRRLREELDAVLGGRAPDAGDLERLPYLVQTVDEILRLYPPIWGFTRDLVDDDEIGGYHVPAGSSVFMSPYVTHRHPALWANPDAFDPENFGSHAPARHKYAYFPFGGGMRKCIGYQTALLQMRVLIAVVAQHVDLSAVPGHSLETGATISLRPRDGIRMIAKPRSRGRVPTQQTVRDASVPAGRTAACPFTGTPARHAQAGAPESSWQGPAAAQPASAASPTRTPTPEQPAGPTLAPDVLAFLQRDLTTYDARQRTDAAPTHRFTWRPVEIEPLPDVPAVELSGKRIAIVNGLGRTVERVVAALLRACAKPSVFAPADGVDPASAAITFVAQSEPFDGIVDLGVEAPFSLDGRDQWEAPLRRTVALLQACYGDWAQEESTSRLFYLALTWQDGLMGYGDDTLVQPLGGLWAGLAKTLPQELPNCNVRVLDIAPDETGRVDGLIVRELYRWGRFEVGHRGGRRHTLVASRDDLPAHAAPDWGPGDVVLFSGGARGIGFLAACEIAKRHRCTVIVTGRDALPAGDEPWLALDAAGFKRYGLDLLRQATPERPPKAIRHTLRQLERRRELKASLDAVAALGLPVHYRVCDVTDAAAVRALCDECGDRLRGVIHNAGIDLPVRLPRKRADEFLGTVRVKVLGFMNLYAAVRERSRVDCFVNVGSLTGRWGGMTGETDYAAANEALARLGWWARRDAGKRSVKTLVWPTWNGVGMITNLAVTRRYVTPMRIDDGVRHWLTELAAPVASAASDSGEPMYMGAVGRALTPIQLRGFDAVDGLPNLGELATRRHHAGEPTRFRPFAFFSTRYRTAGAPYTRAFRFGARAAMPASLLLEHARVVADWVAPPDGEPAYLHEAVDVTIALDALADALDARGDVVLDTDAAGRTADDGWRVTVRCASVVGRALLDATFVYRSRPPAGSMVSLPRDAQRDASRPVTRASWRGDLLPDACWRDGIGQAPAADADALWRASSDGAGAGDDGPCPQLWLPVNHLENVLRVLLGAWPDDGEPPRTWRIGGIVFGAAQPGDAEMLLRYPHGRFAIGDRAGASIADLHDVRLAGATDAQAVAASVL, from the coding sequence ATGAGCACGAAGCGTCTCGCGCCCGGCCCGCGCGGCAGCGTCGTGATGGGCAATCTGGCGCAATACAAGCGCAATCCCGTCACGATGCTGCTGAAGCTGCAGCAGCAGTACGGCGACGTCGCCCGCAACCGCCTCGGGCCGTTCCTCACGCATGCGCTCGCGCATCCGGACGGCGTCCAGCACGTGCTGCAGGACAATCACCGCAACTACGTGCGCGGCCGCTTCTACGACAACTTCAAGATGTTCTTCGGCGACGGGCTGCTGACGACCGACGGCGAATTCTGGCGGCGTCACCGGCGCGTCGTGCAGCCGCTCTTTCACCGCAAGCAGGTGGACGCGCACACGGCCGCGGTCGGCGACGCGGCGCTCGCGCTCGTCGAGCGCTGGTCGCAGCGGCCCGCGCATGCGTCGTTCGACGTCGTCGAGGAGATGATGCACGTGAGCCTGCGCATGCTCGGGCTGATGCTGTTCAACGCGGACATCTCGCGGCACGCGGACGAGGTCGGGCCGGCCGTGCGCTTCGGCATCGAGGCGATGATGCCGCAGGGCAACCTGAACGATTTCGTGCCGCGCTGGATGCCGACGCCGTTCAATCGCCGGATCGCGCACGCGCGCCGCGGCATCGACACGATCGTCGACGCGATCGTCGCCGGGCATCGCGCGGGGCGCAGCGAGCCGAGCGACGTGATTTCGCTGCTGCTCGCCGCGCGCGACCCCGACACGGGCGCGCCGCTGACCGAGCGGGAGGTGCACGACGAGGTGATGACGGTGTTTCTCGCCGGCCACGAAACCACCGGCAGCGGCATGGCGTGGGGGCTCCATGCGCTCGCGCAGCATCCGCACGTGCTGCGCCGGTTGCGCGAGGAGCTCGACGCGGTGCTCGGCGGGCGCGCGCCCGACGCGGGCGACCTCGAGCGCCTGCCGTATCTGGTGCAGACCGTCGACGAGATCCTGCGCCTGTATCCGCCGATCTGGGGCTTCACGCGCGATCTGGTCGACGACGACGAAATCGGCGGCTATCACGTGCCGGCCGGCTCGTCGGTGTTCATGTCGCCGTACGTCACGCATCGTCATCCGGCGCTGTGGGCCAACCCCGACGCATTCGATCCGGAGAACTTCGGATCGCACGCGCCGGCGCGGCACAAGTATGCGTATTTCCCGTTCGGCGGCGGCATGCGCAAGTGCATCGGCTATCAGACCGCGCTGCTGCAGATGCGCGTGCTGATCGCGGTCGTCGCGCAGCACGTCGACCTGAGCGCGGTGCCGGGGCATTCGCTGGAGACCGGTGCGACGATCTCGCTGCGTCCGCGCGACGGAATCCGAATGATCGCGAAGCCGCGCTCGCGCGGACGGGTGCCGACGCAGCAAACGGTACGCGACGCGAGTGTGCCGGCCGGGCGCACAGCTGCGTGTCCGTTCACGGGCACGCCAGCGCGACACGCGCAAGCGGGCGCGCCCGAGTCGTCGTGGCAGGGGCCCGCTGCGGCGCAACCGGCGAGCGCGGCATCACCCACGCGCACGCCGACACCCGAGCAGCCCGCCGGCCCGACGCTGGCTCCGGACGTGCTGGCCTTTTTGCAGCGCGACTTGACGACGTACGACGCACGGCAGCGTACCGACGCAGCGCCGACACACCGCTTCACGTGGCGGCCGGTCGAGATCGAGCCGTTGCCAGACGTGCCGGCGGTCGAACTGAGCGGCAAGCGGATCGCGATCGTCAACGGTCTCGGCCGCACGGTCGAGCGTGTGGTCGCGGCGCTGCTGCGCGCGTGCGCGAAGCCGAGCGTGTTCGCGCCGGCCGACGGCGTCGATCCGGCGAGCGCCGCGATCACGTTCGTCGCGCAGTCGGAGCCGTTCGACGGTATCGTCGATCTCGGCGTCGAGGCGCCGTTCTCGCTCGACGGACGCGACCAGTGGGAGGCGCCGTTGCGCCGCACGGTCGCGTTGCTGCAGGCGTGCTACGGCGACTGGGCGCAGGAGGAATCGACGTCGCGGCTGTTTTATCTCGCGCTCACGTGGCAGGACGGGCTGATGGGCTACGGCGACGACACGCTCGTGCAGCCGCTCGGCGGCTTGTGGGCCGGGCTCGCGAAGACGCTGCCGCAGGAATTGCCGAACTGCAACGTGCGCGTGCTCGACATCGCGCCCGACGAGACGGGGCGCGTCGACGGATTGATCGTGCGCGAACTTTACCGCTGGGGGCGCTTCGAGGTCGGCCATCGCGGCGGGCGCCGCCATACGCTCGTCGCGAGCCGCGACGATCTGCCGGCGCACGCGGCGCCCGACTGGGGGCCGGGCGACGTCGTGCTGTTCTCGGGCGGCGCACGCGGGATCGGGTTCCTGGCCGCCTGCGAGATCGCGAAACGTCACCGCTGCACGGTGATCGTCACCGGCCGCGACGCGTTGCCGGCCGGCGACGAGCCGTGGCTCGCGCTCGACGCCGCCGGCTTCAAGCGTTACGGGCTCGACCTGCTGCGCCAGGCGACGCCGGAGCGGCCGCCGAAGGCGATCCGGCACACGTTGCGGCAGCTCGAACGGCGTCGCGAACTGAAGGCGTCGCTCGACGCGGTGGCCGCGCTCGGCCTGCCGGTGCACTACCGCGTATGCGACGTGACCGATGCAGCCGCGGTGCGCGCGCTGTGCGACGAATGCGGCGATCGGCTGCGCGGCGTGATCCACAACGCGGGCATCGACCTGCCGGTGCGGTTGCCGCGCAAGCGCGCCGACGAATTCCTCGGCACCGTGCGCGTGAAAGTGCTCGGCTTCATGAATCTTTACGCGGCGGTGCGCGAGCGGTCGCGCGTCGACTGCTTCGTCAACGTCGGCTCGCTGACCGGCCGCTGGGGCGGCATGACGGGCGAGACCGACTATGCGGCGGCGAACGAGGCGCTTGCGCGGCTCGGCTGGTGGGCGCGACGCGACGCCGGCAAGCGCAGCGTGAAGACGCTCGTGTGGCCGACGTGGAACGGTGTCGGGATGATCACGAACCTTGCCGTCACGCGGCGCTACGTGACGCCGATGCGCATCGACGACGGCGTGCGCCACTGGCTCACGGAGCTCGCGGCGCCCGTGGCTTCCGCGGCTTCCGATAGCGGCGAACCGATGTATATGGGCGCGGTCGGCCGCGCGCTGACGCCGATCCAGTTGCGCGGCTTCGACGCGGTCGACGGCTTGCCGAATCTCGGCGAACTCGCGACGCGCCGGCATCACGCGGGCGAGCCGACACGATTCCGGCCGTTCGCGTTCTTCTCGACGCGCTATCGCACGGCCGGCGCACCCTATACGCGCGCATTCCGCTTCGGCGCTCGCGCGGCGATGCCCGCGTCGCTGCTGCTCGAGCATGCGCGCGTGGTGGCCGACTGGGTCGCGCCGCCCGACGGCGAGCCCGCCTACCTGCACGAAGCCGTCGACGTGACGATCGCGCTCGATGCGCTCGCCGACGCGCTCGACGCGCGCGGCGACGTCGTGCTCGACACCGACGCGGCGGGCCGCACGGCGGATGACGGCTGGCGCGTGACGGTCCGCTGCGCATCGGTGGTCGGCCGCGCGTTGCTCGATGCGACGTTCGTGTATCGCAGCCGTCCGCCGGCAGGCTCGATGGTGTCGTTGCCGCGCGATGCGCAACGCGATGCGTCGCGGCCGGTCACGCGCGCGAGCTGGCGCGGCGACCTGTTGCCCGACGCGTGCTGGCGCGATGGAATCGGGCAGGCGCCGGCCGCCGACGCCGACGCGTTGTGGCGTGCGTCGTCCGACGGGGCGGGCGCGGGCGACGACGGGCCGTGCCCGCAGCTCTGGCTGCCGGTCAACCATCTGGAAAACGTGTTGCGCGTGCTGCTCGGCGCGTGGCCCGACGACGGCGAACCGCCGCGCACGTGGCGCATCGGCGGCATCGTGTTCGGCGCGGCGCAGCCCGGCGACGCCGAGATGCTGCTGCGCTATCCGCACGGCCGCTTCGCGATCGGCGATCGCGCGGGCGCGTCGATCGCCGATCTGCACGACGTTCGGCTCGCGGGCGCGACCGACGCGCAGGCCGTGGCCGCGTCGGTTCTTTGA
- a CDS encoding ABC transporter permease: protein MTHTLMLALRNLQRNRRRSLTTLLAMIVGVSAILLFGGFSRDITLGLQTDFVQRSGHLQIQRQGYFLYGTGDPAAYGIRRYPALIEQLRRDPQLAPLLQVVTPTLQFGGIAGNFAAGVSRTVMGFGAIPDDQYRMQQWNAYGFPLRPREFAWRGSADDAAIVGLGVARVLHLCGPLHVPDCQDAPAGPAEPPADAPAATAPPDVLALAQGEAGARPADGGATHIEVLTASAGGAPNVGRFSVVKAEQQGVKELDDVYLAVRLPQAQRLVYGGAEPRATAIEIQLARTADLPAARARLAQLLHGGFDGQPLDVVDFATLNPFYDQTNRMFSVIFGFVFVLISAIVLFVISNTMSTAIIERTVEIGTLRAMGMRRGGIQALFVCEGALLGVAGASLGVLVALAIAAAVNHSGLAWTPPARIDAVALTVRVWGEWRSIAVTFVGLACVAGLSAWLPSRHAARLSIVDALRHV from the coding sequence ATGACCCATACGCTGATGCTCGCGCTGCGCAACCTGCAGCGCAACCGCCGGCGCTCGCTGACCACGCTGCTCGCGATGATCGTCGGCGTCAGCGCGATCCTGCTGTTCGGCGGCTTCAGCCGCGACATCACGCTCGGCCTGCAGACCGACTTCGTGCAGCGCAGCGGCCATCTGCAGATCCAGCGGCAGGGCTATTTCCTGTACGGCACGGGCGATCCTGCCGCGTACGGCATTCGCCGCTACCCGGCGCTGATCGAGCAACTGCGGCGCGATCCGCAGCTCGCTCCGCTGCTGCAGGTCGTCACGCCGACGCTGCAGTTCGGCGGGATCGCCGGCAATTTCGCGGCCGGCGTGTCGCGCACGGTGATGGGCTTCGGCGCGATTCCGGACGATCAGTACCGGATGCAGCAATGGAATGCGTACGGTTTTCCGCTGCGGCCGCGCGAATTCGCGTGGCGAGGCAGCGCCGACGACGCGGCGATCGTCGGCCTCGGCGTCGCGCGCGTGCTGCATCTGTGCGGGCCGCTGCACGTGCCGGATTGCCAGGACGCGCCGGCCGGGCCGGCCGAGCCGCCGGCCGACGCCCCGGCCGCGACCGCGCCGCCCGACGTGCTGGCGCTCGCGCAGGGCGAGGCCGGTGCGCGGCCGGCCGACGGCGGCGCGACCCATATCGAGGTGCTGACCGCGAGCGCGGGCGGGGCGCCGAACGTCGGCCGCTTCTCGGTCGTGAAGGCCGAGCAGCAGGGCGTGAAGGAACTCGACGACGTGTATCTCGCGGTGCGTCTGCCGCAAGCGCAGCGGCTCGTCTACGGCGGCGCCGAACCGCGCGCGACCGCGATCGAGATCCAGCTCGCGCGCACGGCCGATCTGCCGGCGGCGCGCGCGCGCCTGGCGCAGTTGCTGCACGGCGGCTTCGACGGCCAGCCGCTCGACGTCGTCGACTTCGCGACGCTGAACCCGTTCTACGACCAGACCAACCGGATGTTCTCGGTGATCTTCGGTTTCGTGTTCGTGCTGATCAGCGCGATCGTGCTGTTCGTGATCAGCAACACGATGAGCACGGCGATCATCGAGCGCACGGTCGAGATCGGCACGCTGCGCGCGATGGGGATGCGGCGCGGCGGCATCCAGGCGCTGTTCGTCTGCGAAGGCGCGCTGCTCGGCGTGGCCGGCGCGTCGCTCGGCGTGCTGGTCGCGCTCGCGATCGCCGCGGCCGTCAATCACAGCGGGCTCGCGTGGACGCCGCCCGCGCGGATCGACGCCGTCGCGCTGACGGTGCGCGTGTGGGGCGAGTGGCGCTCGATCGCCGTCACGTTCGTCGGGCTCGCGTGCGTGGCCGGGCTGTCCGCGTGGCTGCCGTCGCGGCATGCGGCGCGGCTGTCGATCGTCGACGCGCTGCGGCATGTGTGA
- a CDS encoding outer membrane lipoprotein-sorting protein, with protein MRRLFVSCCLSLSFLAGVAPAQPAPDPQKVLAASDAIRTPEKSFVLTATLVEYRSGKQVDGNTLSIYSKPDAPGGAFRTLVRFVAPARDTGKLMLKNGNDLWFYDPANQASVRISPDQRLLGQAANGDVVTVNLAHDYTAELKGIEDIADGDRQTRRAYRLALTGHGDGLTYRRIEIWIDAANSRPLKARFYSESDRLLKTAFYRRYTMQLGVERPTETVIIDGLDSNWVTVMRFSDYAWRDIPDGWLQRDYLSRFQAQ; from the coding sequence GTGCGTCGCCTGTTCGTTTCATGCTGTCTGAGTCTTTCGTTCCTGGCCGGCGTCGCGCCTGCGCAGCCGGCGCCCGATCCGCAGAAGGTGCTCGCGGCGAGCGACGCGATCCGCACGCCGGAGAAATCGTTCGTGCTGACCGCGACGCTCGTCGAGTACCGCTCCGGCAAGCAGGTCGACGGCAATACGCTGTCGATCTATTCGAAGCCCGATGCGCCGGGCGGCGCGTTCCGCACGCTGGTGCGCTTCGTCGCGCCGGCGCGCGACACGGGCAAGCTGATGCTGAAGAACGGCAACGACCTGTGGTTCTACGATCCGGCGAACCAGGCGAGCGTGCGGATCTCGCCGGACCAGCGGCTGCTCGGTCAGGCCGCCAACGGCGACGTCGTGACGGTCAATCTCGCGCACGACTACACGGCCGAGCTGAAGGGCATCGAGGACATCGCCGACGGCGACCGGCAGACGCGCCGCGCATACCGGCTCGCGCTCACCGGCCACGGCGACGGGCTGACCTACCGCCGCATCGAGATCTGGATCGACGCGGCGAACAGCCGGCCGCTGAAGGCGCGCTTCTATTCGGAAAGCGACCGGCTGCTGAAGACGGCGTTCTACCGGCGCTACACGATGCAGCTCGGCGTCGAGCGGCCGACCGAGACCGTCATCATCGACGGGCTCGACAGCAACTGGGTCACGGTCATGCGCTTTTCCGACTACGCATGGCGCGACATTCCCGATGGCTGGCTGCAGCGCGACTACCTGTCCCGCTTCCAGGCGCAATGA
- a CDS encoding ABC transporter ATP-binding protein, translating into MSLVTVEHLSKTYLLDSVRVTGLADVSATLDAGRFTVLSGPSGSGKTTLLNMIGCIDRPDSGRVTIAGQDTASLSDDALSDFRARHVGYVYQTFNLLPVLSAYENVEYALLMAGWAPARRAARVRDLLDAVGLADKARHRPSQLSGGQRQRVAIARALAAEPAMVLADEPTANLDSATGHAIIELMRAIQRERDVSIIVSSHDPQVVRVADEVIRILDGRIVGHDRGGDDAAAQEAGR; encoded by the coding sequence GTGAGTCTCGTGACCGTCGAACACCTGTCGAAGACCTACCTGCTCGACAGCGTGCGCGTGACCGGGCTCGCCGACGTGTCGGCGACGCTCGACGCGGGCCGCTTCACCGTGCTCAGCGGCCCGTCGGGAAGCGGCAAGACGACGCTGCTGAACATGATCGGCTGCATCGACCGCCCCGACAGCGGACGCGTGACGATCGCGGGCCAGGACACCGCGTCGCTATCCGACGACGCGTTGTCGGATTTTCGTGCGCGCCACGTCGGCTACGTGTATCAGACGTTCAACCTGCTGCCGGTGCTGTCCGCGTACGAGAACGTCGAGTATGCGCTGCTGATGGCGGGCTGGGCGCCCGCGCGGCGCGCGGCGCGGGTGCGGGACCTGCTCGATGCGGTCGGGCTGGCCGACAAGGCGCGGCACCGGCCGAGCCAGCTGTCGGGCGGCCAGCGCCAGCGGGTCGCGATCGCACGGGCGCTCGCGGCCGAGCCGGCGATGGTGCTCGCGGACGAGCCGACCGCGAACCTCGACAGCGCGACCGGGCACGCGATCATCGAACTGATGCGCGCGATCCAGCGCGAGCGCGACGTGTCGATCATCGTGTCGTCGCACGATCCGCAGGTCGTGCGCGTCGCCGACGAGGTGATCCGGATCCTCGACGGCCGCATCGTCGGCCACGACCGCGGCGGCGACGATGCCGCGGCGCAGGAGGCAGGCCGATGA